From Candidatus Pedobacter colombiensis, one genomic window encodes:
- the rplV gene encoding 50S ribosomal protein L22 — MEAVAKLNNCPTSPRKMRLVVDLIRGERVEKALHILKFTNKDAAIRVEKLLLSAIKNWENKNEGSRPEENQLYVKTVMVGGGRQLKRLRPAPQGRGYRIRKRSNHVTLVVDSKNVETQN, encoded by the coding sequence ATGGAAGCAGTAGCGAAATTAAACAATTGTCCAACCTCACCACGTAAGATGCGTTTGGTTGTAGATCTTATCAGAGGTGAGCGTGTTGAGAAAGCTTTACATATTTTAAAGTTCACCAATAAAGATGCAGCAATAAGAGTTGAGAAACTATTATTATCAGCTATCAAAAACTGGGAAAATAAAAATGAAGGTTCTCGCCCTGAAGAAAACCAGTTATACGTGAAAACGGTAATGGTAGGCGGTGGTCGTCAGTTAAAAAGATTAAGACCAGCACCTCAAGGACGTGGTTACAGAATACGTAAGCGTTCAAACCATGTAACTTTGGTAGTAGATAGTAAAAACGTTGAAACTCAAAACTAA
- a CDS encoding VF530 family protein, producing MAAREQINNPLHGKTLEFILKQLVWHYGWEEMGMLVRIDCFNNNPTLKSSLKFLRKTDWARKKVEKLYLNTFH from the coding sequence ATGGCAGCACGAGAACAGATAAACAATCCACTACATGGCAAGACGCTTGAATTTATATTGAAGCAGTTGGTATGGCACTATGGCTGGGAAGAGATGGGGATGTTGGTTAGGATTGATTGTTTTAATAACAATCCAACACTTAAATCAAGTTTGAAATTCTTGCGTAAGACAGATTGGGCGCGAAAAAAAGTAGAAAAATTATACTTGAATACTTTTCATTAA
- the rplW gene encoding 50S ribosomal protein L23, whose product MEFLKKPILTEKASALTEKSNRFTFKVEPKANKLQIKGAIEKMYGVNVLAINTMVVNGKIKSRNTKGGLVTGRSPKYKKAIVTLAAGETIDYYSNI is encoded by the coding sequence ATGGAATTTTTAAAGAAACCAATATTAACAGAGAAAGCTTCTGCATTAACAGAGAAGTCTAATCGCTTTACTTTTAAAGTAGAACCTAAAGCAAATAAATTGCAGATTAAGGGAGCCATAGAAAAAATGTACGGCGTTAACGTTTTAGCCATTAACACAATGGTTGTAAATGGTAAAATTAAGTCCAGAAATACTAAAGGCGGATTAGTTACGGGACGTAGCCCGAAATACAAGAAAGCGATTGTAACCCTGGCTGCAGGTGAGACAATTGATTATTACTCGAATATTTAA
- the rpsS gene encoding 30S ribosomal protein S19, with protein MARSIKKGPYIDHNVEKKVVSMNDSGKKSVIKTWSRRSMISPDFVGHTFAVHNGNKFIPVYVTENMVGHKLGEFAPTRTFRGHSEKKK; from the coding sequence ATGGCTCGTTCGATTAAAAAAGGACCTTATATTGACCATAACGTAGAGAAGAAAGTAGTCTCTATGAATGATTCAGGCAAGAAGTCTGTAATTAAAACTTGGTCTCGCAGATCAATGATCTCACCAGATTTTGTGGGACATACATTTGCAGTGCATAACGGTAATAAATTTATACCGGTATACGTAACAGAAAACATGGTTGGTCATAAACTGGGAGAGTTTGCTCCAACCAGAACATTTAGGGGTCACTCTGAAAAGAAAAAATAA
- the rpsJ gene encoding 30S ribosomal protein S10 yields MSQRIRIKLKSYDYNLVDKSAEKIVKTVKPTGAVVSGPIPLPTEKKIFTVLRSPHVNKKAREQFQLCAYKRLLDIYSSNSKTVDALMKLELPSGVEVEIKV; encoded by the coding sequence ATGAGCCAAAGAATCAGAATCAAATTAAAATCTTACGATTATAATCTGGTAGATAAATCTGCTGAGAAAATCGTAAAAACTGTTAAACCTACGGGTGCAGTGGTTAGCGGACCTATTCCGTTGCCTACAGAAAAGAAAATTTTCACTGTTTTGCGTTCACCACACGTGAACAAAAAAGCACGTGAGCAATTTCAATTATGTGCTTACAAGCGTTTGTTAGATATTTATAGCTCTAACTCAAAAACAGTTGATGCATTAATGAAACTTGAATTACCTAGCGGTGTTGAAGTAGAAATTAAAGTTTAA
- the rpsC gene encoding 30S ribosomal protein S3, with the protein MGQKAHPIGNRLGIIKGWDSNWFGGNNYADKLVEDEKIRKYLSVRIAKGGVSKVVIERTLKRITVTIHTARPGIVIGKAGAEVDKIKEELKKLTKKEIQINIFEIKRPELDAQLVAEGVAKQLEARISFRRAMKSTIASTMRMGAEGIKIMTSGRLGGAEMARSEQYKEGRIPLHTFRADIDYALAEALTTYGKIGVKVWICKGEVYGKRDLSPNIGATSNAPGKGGRPEGAFGGRDRDNRGGGDRRNDNRGGGNRGGRGPGQGGPGAGNNRGGNSQNRGPRK; encoded by the coding sequence ATGGGACAAAAAGCACATCCAATAGGTAACAGGTTAGGAATCATCAAAGGTTGGGATTCTAACTGGTTCGGTGGCAACAACTATGCTGATAAATTAGTTGAGGACGAAAAAATAAGAAAATACCTTTCTGTACGTATCGCAAAAGGTGGTGTATCAAAAGTTGTTATCGAGCGTACGTTGAAACGTATTACGGTTACAATCCACACTGCTCGTCCAGGTATTGTGATTGGAAAAGCAGGGGCTGAGGTTGATAAGATCAAAGAAGAGTTGAAGAAATTGACTAAAAAGGAAATTCAAATCAACATTTTTGAGATTAAACGTCCTGAGCTTGATGCACAATTAGTAGCAGAAGGTGTTGCAAAACAATTAGAAGCAAGGATCTCATTCCGTAGAGCAATGAAATCTACTATCGCATCAACAATGCGTATGGGTGCTGAAGGTATCAAAATTATGACTTCTGGTCGTTTAGGTGGTGCTGAGATGGCTCGTAGCGAACAGTATAAAGAAGGAAGAATTCCTTTGCATACTTTCCGTGCAGACATTGACTATGCATTAGCAGAGGCTTTAACTACTTATGGTAAAATAGGTGTTAAAGTATGGATCTGTAAGGGTGAGGTTTACGGTAAACGTGATCTTTCTCCAAACATCGGTGCAACGAGCAATGCTCCAGGCAAAGGTGGCAGACCAGAAGGTGCTTTTGGCGGTAGAGACAGAGATAACCGTGGCGGTGGCGACAGAAGAAACGATAACCGCGGTGGTGGTAATCGTGGCGGAAGAGGCCCTGGTCAAGGCGGTCCTGGTGCAGGAAATAATAGAGGTGGAAATTCTCAGAACAGAGGTCCTCGTAAATAA
- a CDS encoding sulfite exporter TauE/SafE family protein: protein MSVLLFTIIVLIGAFLAGLVGSLTGLGGGVIIIPLLTLGLGVDIHYAIGASIISVIATSSGSAAAYVKEGITNIRIGMFLEIATTISAIIGAIVTVFINPSYIAVIFGLILLFSAVMMVRKKVDHSDNDTSGNLAVFFKLNGTYPVDGGVKKYAVHNVIGGFLMMFVAGIISGLLGIGSGALKVIAMDNIMRIPFKVSTTTSNFMMGVTAAASAIVYLHRGQIDPGIAMPVTVGVLLGATIGSKILVRTKTDKLKVVFAVVVTFLAIQMIYNGLSGRL, encoded by the coding sequence ATGTCGGTATTACTATTTACAATTATAGTTTTGATAGGGGCTTTTTTGGCCGGATTGGTGGGCTCGCTTACAGGCCTGGGTGGTGGGGTAATCATTATTCCATTGTTAACACTTGGACTGGGTGTTGATATTCATTATGCAATAGGTGCATCGATCATATCTGTAATTGCTACTTCATCGGGTTCTGCTGCTGCATATGTTAAGGAGGGGATCACAAATATCCGGATTGGGATGTTTTTAGAGATTGCCACTACTATAAGTGCAATTATTGGTGCGATAGTAACTGTTTTTATTAATCCAAGCTATATTGCTGTTATTTTCGGCTTGATCCTTTTGTTTTCTGCCGTGATGATGGTTCGTAAGAAAGTAGATCATTCTGATAATGATACTTCTGGGAATCTGGCTGTATTTTTTAAGCTGAATGGTACTTATCCTGTCGATGGTGGTGTTAAGAAATATGCTGTACACAATGTGATTGGAGGATTTTTAATGATGTTTGTTGCGGGCATCATATCTGGTTTACTTGGGATTGGTTCGGGTGCATTGAAAGTCATCGCTATGGATAATATCATGAGAATTCCGTTTAAGGTATCAACTACCACAAGTAACTTTATGATGGGTGTAACTGCGGCTGCAAGTGCGATCGTTTATCTTCACAGGGGACAGATTGATCCGGGAATAGCAATGCCTGTAACTGTGGGGGTATTACTTGGGGCTACCATTGGATCGAAAATATTGGTTAGAACTAAAACGGATAAGCTAAAAGTGGTATTTGCGGTTGTGGTTACTTTTTTAGCAATTCAAATGATTTATAATGGATTATCTGGTAGGTTATGA
- the rpsL gene encoding 30S ribosomal protein S12: protein MPTIQQLVRKGRVALEFKSKSPALDSCPQRRGVCTRVYTTTPKKPNSAMRKVARVRLTNGKEVNAYIPGEGHNLQEHSIVLIRGGRVKDLPGVRYHIIRGALDTSGVAGRNQRRSKYGTKRPKPGQVAAAPTKGKKK, encoded by the coding sequence ATGCCAACCATTCAACAATTAGTTAGAAAAGGTAGAGTAGCACTGGAGTTCAAGAGTAAGTCTCCGGCGTTGGACAGCTGTCCACAGCGAAGAGGTGTATGTACACGTGTATATACCACTACCCCTAAAAAACCAAACTCAGCAATGCGTAAAGTTGCGCGTGTACGTTTAACCAATGGTAAAGAGGTTAATGCTTACATCCCTGGAGAAGGTCACAACCTACAGGAGCACTCAATCGTATTGATCCGTGGTGGTCGTGTTAAAGATTTGCCAGGTGTACGTTATCACATCATCCGTGGAGCATTAGATACTTCAGGTGTTGCTGGTCGTAACCAACGTCGTTCTAAATACGGAACAAAACGTCCTAAGCCAGGACAAGTAGCTGCGGCACCAACAAAAGGTAAAAAGAAATAA
- the rplP gene encoding 50S ribosomal protein L16 yields the protein MLQPKRTKFRKMQKGRMKGLATRGAELSFGSFGIKSLESTWITSRQIEAARIAVTRFMKREGQVWIRIFPDKPVTKKPAEVRMGKGKGAPEYWVAVVRPGRIIFEAEGVPLEVAKEAMRLAAQKLPIQTKFVVRRDYVEA from the coding sequence ATGTTACAGCCAAAAAGAACGAAGTTCAGAAAGATGCAGAAGGGCAGAATGAAAGGTTTAGCAACTCGTGGTGCTGAATTATCATTCGGGTCTTTTGGGATCAAATCTTTAGAGTCGACCTGGATTACCAGTCGTCAGATAGAGGCAGCCCGTATCGCCGTAACTCGTTTCATGAAACGTGAAGGTCAGGTATGGATTAGAATATTCCCGGACAAACCGGTGACTAAGAAACCAGCTGAGGTACGTATGGGTAAAGGTAAAGGTGCTCCTGAATATTGGGTAGCCGTAGTTAGACCTGGACGCATCATTTTTGAAGCAGAGGGTGTTCCTTTAGAAGTTGCTAAAGAAGCAATGCGTTTAGCAGCTCAAAAATTACCGATCCAAACAAAATTTGTAGTACGTAGAGATTACGTAGAAGCATAA
- the rplD gene encoding 50S ribosomal protein L4 yields MEVKVLNISGKETGAKVQLPESVFGITPVDHAIYLDVKQYLANQRQGTHKSKQRNEIAGSTRKLYKQKGTGGARAGSIKSPLFNGGGRVFGPQPRDYSFKLNKKLKSLARKSALSYKAQDNNVVVLEDFTFDSIKTKNYINLVSALNLTNEKTLLVLPTQNNNIYLSSRNIQKVKVITADQLNTYDVLNCGKLLLTADSVKTIEEAFAK; encoded by the coding sequence ATGGAAGTTAAAGTATTAAACATTTCAGGAAAAGAGACAGGTGCCAAGGTGCAACTCCCTGAGTCGGTATTTGGCATAACGCCTGTTGACCACGCAATTTATTTAGATGTTAAACAGTATTTGGCTAATCAACGTCAAGGTACTCACAAGTCTAAACAACGTAATGAGATTGCTGGTTCAACCCGTAAACTATATAAACAAAAAGGTACTGGTGGTGCTCGCGCCGGAAGTATTAAATCTCCATTGTTCAACGGTGGTGGTCGTGTATTTGGCCCTCAGCCACGTGACTATAGCTTCAAATTGAACAAAAAATTAAAATCATTAGCACGTAAGTCTGCTTTATCATATAAGGCTCAAGACAACAATGTTGTGGTTTTAGAAGATTTTACTTTTGATTCGATCAAAACTAAAAACTATATCAATTTGGTTAGTGCATTAAACTTGACTAACGAAAAGACATTGTTGGTTTTACCTACACAAAATAACAATATCTATTTATCAAGCAGAAACATTCAGAAAGTGAAAGTAATTACTGCAGATCAGTTAAATACTTATGATGTATTAAACTGTGGCAAACTTTTGTTAACTGCGGATTCTGTTAAAACAATCGAGGAGGCGTTTGCCAAGTAA
- the fusA gene encoding elongation factor G: MSRDLKFTRNIGIAAHIDAGKTTTTERILYYAGVNHKLGEVHEGASTMDWMVQEAERGITITSAATTVFWPYRGNKYQVNVIDTPGHVDFTVEVNRSLRVLDGLVFLFSAVDGVEPQSETNWRLANNYAVPRIGFVNKMDRSGADFLKVVKQVRDMLGSHAVPLQLPIGSEDSFKGVVDLINNRGIVWNEHDKGMTFTEVPIPDDMLGEVAEWRENLLEAVADYDESLMEKFFDDPNSITEREILDALRKATLDAKIVPMVCGSSFKNKGVQTMLDLVMELLPSPMDVDGITGTNPETGAEVTRQPDVNEPFAALAFKIATDPFVGRLCFIRVYSGNLEAGSYVYNARSESKERISRIFQMHANKQNPIPNVGAGDIAAVVGFKDIKTGDTLCDEKNPIILESMDFPEPVIGLAIEPKTQADVDKLGIGLGKLAEEDPTFRVQTDQETGQTVISGMGELHLDILIDRLRREFKVEVNQGAPQVAYKEAIHGSVQHRETYKKQSGGRGKFADIQVVISPIDADFEKGGLQFVNEITGGAIPREFIPSVEKGFAASMANGVLAGYPLPDMKVRLIDGSFHAVDSDALSFELAAKMAYREALPKCSPVLMEPIMKIEILTPEENMGDVIGDMNRRRGQLLGMDTRNGAQVIKATVPLSEMFGYVTQLRTITSGRATSTMEFDHYEPAPKNVQDEVIAKSKGRIKSVE, encoded by the coding sequence ATGTCAAGAGATTTAAAATTTACAAGAAATATTGGAATTGCGGCTCACATTGATGCGGGTAAAACCACAACAACTGAGCGTATTCTTTATTATGCTGGGGTAAACCACAAGCTTGGTGAGGTTCACGAAGGTGCATCTACCATGGACTGGATGGTACAAGAGGCTGAACGTGGGATAACCATCACGTCTGCTGCTACTACTGTTTTCTGGCCTTACCGCGGTAACAAATATCAGGTAAACGTTATCGATACTCCTGGACACGTGGATTTTACCGTAGAGGTAAACCGTTCATTACGTGTTTTGGATGGATTGGTGTTTTTATTTTCAGCTGTTGATGGTGTTGAGCCTCAATCTGAAACTAACTGGCGTTTAGCTAACAACTATGCAGTTCCACGTATCGGTTTTGTTAACAAAATGGACCGTTCAGGAGCTGACTTCTTAAAAGTTGTTAAACAAGTAAGAGACATGCTGGGTAGCCATGCAGTTCCTTTGCAATTACCAATCGGTTCTGAAGATAGCTTTAAAGGGGTTGTTGATTTGATTAACAACCGTGGTATTGTTTGGAATGAGCATGATAAAGGTATGACCTTTACTGAAGTGCCTATTCCCGATGATATGTTAGGTGAGGTTGCTGAGTGGAGAGAGAATTTATTAGAAGCTGTTGCTGATTATGATGAGTCATTAATGGAGAAATTCTTTGATGATCCTAACTCAATCACTGAGCGTGAGATTCTTGATGCATTGCGTAAAGCAACTTTAGATGCAAAAATCGTTCCTATGGTTTGTGGTTCATCTTTCAAAAACAAAGGTGTTCAAACCATGTTGGATTTGGTAATGGAGCTATTGCCTTCGCCAATGGATGTTGATGGTATCACTGGTACCAATCCTGAAACAGGTGCAGAAGTAACCCGTCAACCAGATGTAAACGAGCCTTTTGCAGCTTTAGCATTTAAAATTGCAACGGATCCTTTCGTAGGTCGTTTGTGTTTTATCCGTGTTTACTCAGGTAACTTAGAAGCAGGTTCGTACGTTTATAACGCACGTTCTGAGAGCAAAGAGCGTATTTCTCGTATCTTCCAAATGCATGCTAACAAGCAAAACCCAATTCCTAACGTAGGTGCTGGTGATATTGCTGCTGTAGTAGGATTTAAAGATATCAAAACAGGTGATACACTTTGTGATGAGAAAAATCCGATCATTCTTGAGTCTATGGATTTCCCTGAGCCAGTTATCGGTTTAGCTATTGAGCCAAAAACTCAGGCTGATGTTGATAAATTGGGTATTGGTCTTGGTAAACTTGCAGAAGAGGATCCTACATTCAGAGTTCAGACAGATCAGGAAACTGGTCAGACTGTAATCTCTGGTATGGGTGAGCTTCACTTAGATATCTTGATTGACCGCTTAAGACGTGAGTTTAAAGTTGAGGTTAACCAAGGTGCTCCTCAGGTTGCTTACAAAGAAGCAATCCACGGTAGTGTTCAACATCGTGAGACTTATAAAAAACAATCAGGTGGTCGTGGTAAATTCGCGGATATCCAGGTTGTTATTTCTCCAATCGATGCTGACTTTGAAAAAGGTGGTTTACAATTCGTAAACGAAATCACTGGTGGTGCTATTCCTCGTGAATTTATTCCTTCAGTTGAGAAAGGTTTTGCGGCTTCAATGGCTAATGGAGTATTGGCTGGATATCCACTTCCAGACATGAAAGTTCGCTTAATTGATGGTTCATTCCACGCAGTCGATTCAGATGCTTTATCATTTGAGCTTGCTGCTAAAATGGCTTACCGTGAGGCATTACCTAAATGTAGTCCAGTATTGATGGAGCCTATCATGAAAATCGAGATCCTTACCCCTGAAGAAAACATGGGTGATGTAATCGGTGATATGAACCGTCGTCGTGGTCAGCTTTTAGGTATGGATACACGTAATGGTGCTCAGGTAATTAAAGCAACTGTACCTCTTTCTGAGATGTTTGGTTATGTAACCCAGTTACGTACCATTACTTCTGGTCGTGCAACTTCTACAATGGAGTTTGATCACTACGAACCAGCTCCTAAAAACGTACAGGATGAAGTAATTGCTAAATCAAAAGGTAGAATCAAGTCGGTAGAATAA
- a CDS encoding DUF1634 domain-containing protein, which produces MIKESKNFFADKDIQVILGTLLRVGVISSMTVVFIGGLIYLFFNHANVVDYSKFDSGKSGFSSIAAIFNGLTTMDGAAIIQFGTLLLIFTPIARVVFSVFSFLIERDYMYVLIGLMVLSIILYSLSDNLVG; this is translated from the coding sequence ATGATAAAGGAGAGTAAGAATTTTTTTGCCGACAAAGATATACAGGTTATTTTGGGTACCCTGCTTAGGGTAGGAGTGATTTCTTCTATGACGGTTGTGTTTATAGGGGGACTTATTTATCTGTTTTTTAACCATGCAAATGTGGTTGATTATAGTAAGTTTGATTCCGGGAAGTCGGGGTTCTCTTCTATTGCTGCAATTTTTAATGGATTGACCACTATGGATGGGGCCGCAATTATTCAATTTGGCACTTTATTGTTGATTTTTACGCCGATAGCCAGGGTTGTTTTTTCGGTTTTCAGTTTCCTGATTGAGCGGGATTATATGTATGTTTTGATTGGTTTAATGGTTTTATCCATTATCTTATATAGTTTAAGCGACAATTTAGTTGGTTAA
- the rplC gene encoding 50S ribosomal protein L3 — protein MSGIIGKKVGMTSIFDADGKNIPCTVIEAGPCVVTQVKTEEKDGYVSVQLGFDEAKEKNTTMPLKGHFAKASTTPKRKLVEFEPFEESLSLGDTVTVSIFNEGDFVDVVGTSKGKGFQGVVKRHGFGGVGGQTHGQHNRMRAPGSLGAASYPSRVFKGMRMAGRMGGDRVKVQNLQVLKVYADQNLVVVSGSVPGAKGSYVILDK, from the coding sequence ATGTCAGGTATTATTGGAAAAAAAGTAGGAATGACCAGCATATTCGACGCGGATGGTAAAAACATACCATGTACTGTGATCGAAGCTGGACCTTGTGTTGTAACACAGGTAAAGACCGAAGAGAAAGACGGTTACGTTTCAGTTCAGTTAGGTTTCGACGAAGCCAAAGAAAAGAACACTACCATGCCTCTTAAAGGCCACTTTGCGAAAGCAAGCACTACCCCAAAACGTAAATTGGTTGAGTTTGAGCCGTTTGAAGAATCACTTAGCTTAGGTGATACTGTAACGGTGAGTATCTTCAACGAAGGTGATTTTGTGGATGTAGTTGGTACGTCAAAAGGTAAAGGTTTCCAGGGTGTTGTAAAACGTCATGGTTTCGGTGGTGTTGGTGGGCAAACTCACGGACAGCACAACAGGATGCGTGCGCCAGGTTCATTGGGTGCTGCTTCGTATCCTTCTCGTGTATTTAAAGGTATGCGTATGGCGGGTAGAATGGGTGGTGACAGAGTGAAAGTTCAGAACTTACAAGTTTTGAAAGTTTATGCTGATCAAAATCTAGTTGTAGTTAGTGGTTCCGTTCCAGGAGCTAAGGGTTCTTACGTAATCTTAGATAAGTAA
- a CDS encoding acyloxyacyl hydrolase — protein sequence MNLPRSVNLYFSLFFLGFLVAAGNLQAQEVGDVRSSIEFSPQVSVGAFTAEHKLRGTAYGGELIYHMNTIAHPRPWMKLLNLKSLDLVFNYKNMSDIVMVSDPRPNRFGDSYALIAALNFSLLKIKGTELLLTPGFGFGYLGETWFTNENILVGSHLNFSSRIALKLATQIGSSTKLLAGIDVLHFSNAAIRVPNNGMNVSSVSLGIAQSLNVRKTVNDTVSSRNPAEYKKHSVDFGVNIGRRGVYRSKDGLYKTGLYAGYNYRLNPVLALGAGVDAVYYHTIYDPLRNEETFQSKASSFDRWRVGAAIGPDLWLGRLGVMTKYGYYLHYNSLKDMKTYWTAGLKYQIMERLAVQAKMYLHQTEADFVGFGLIVTP from the coding sequence ATGAACCTCCCAAGATCAGTTAATCTTTATTTTTCTCTTTTCTTTTTAGGTTTCCTGGTCGCTGCCGGTAATTTACAGGCGCAGGAAGTGGGGGATGTTCGAAGTAGTATTGAATTCTCTCCCCAGGTTTCTGTAGGGGCATTTACAGCTGAGCATAAATTGCGTGGTACAGCATATGGGGGTGAGTTGATTTACCATATGAATACTATTGCCCACCCCAGGCCATGGATGAAGCTTTTGAATTTGAAAAGTCTTGATCTGGTTTTCAATTATAAGAATATGAGCGACATTGTAATGGTGTCAGATCCGAGGCCGAATAGGTTTGGGGATTCATATGCACTGATCGCTGCACTTAACTTTTCGTTATTAAAGATAAAAGGAACCGAGTTGCTGCTTACGCCAGGATTTGGATTTGGGTATTTGGGGGAAACCTGGTTTACCAATGAAAATATACTGGTAGGTAGTCATCTCAATTTTTCGTCGCGGATTGCATTAAAATTAGCTACTCAAATTGGGTCATCCACAAAGCTATTGGCCGGGATAGACGTTCTCCATTTTTCTAATGCGGCGATTAGGGTGCCAAACAATGGGATGAATGTGAGCAGTGTTAGTTTGGGGATTGCCCAGTCATTGAATGTGAGGAAGACTGTTAATGATACTGTATCCTCTAGAAACCCTGCGGAATACAAAAAGCATAGTGTGGATTTTGGGGTTAATATCGGGCGACGTGGAGTGTACAGGAGTAAAGATGGCTTGTATAAGACTGGTTTATATGCGGGGTACAATTATAGACTGAACCCTGTTCTTGCTTTGGGTGCAGGAGTAGATGCCGTTTATTACCATACTATTTATGATCCGCTGAGGAATGAGGAAACTTTTCAATCTAAAGCAAGCTCGTTTGACCGATGGCGGGTAGGAGCGGCTATCGGACCAGATTTGTGGCTGGGTAGATTGGGGGTGATGACTAAATATGGTTATTATTTGCATTACAATAGTCTGAAGGATATGAAGACCTATTGGACTGCCGGATTGAAGTATCAAATTATGGAGCGGCTAGCTGTTCAGGCTAAAATGTATTTGCATCAAACTGAAGCCGATTTTGTAGGGTTTGGATTGATTGTTACGCCCTAA
- the rplB gene encoding 50S ribosomal protein L2, which produces MGLRKFKPVTPGTRFRVGASFTEITATKPEKSLVVSSKKSGGRNNTGKMTMRYMGGGHKKSYRLIDFKRDKFDIPATVATVEYDPNRTARIALLHYADGEKRYIIAPEGLQVGQKVVSGDTATPEVGNTLKLSNIPLGSIVHNVEINPGRGAQLARSAGAYAQLAARDGKYATLKMPSGEVRSILVTCLATIGAVSNSDHANEVLGKAGRSRWLGRRPRTRPVAMNPVDHPMGGGEGRSSGGQPRSRNGVYSKGFKTRTLKKYSNRFIIEKRKK; this is translated from the coding sequence ATGGGCTTAAGAAAATTTAAACCAGTTACTCCGGGTACCCGCTTTAGAGTTGGTGCCAGCTTTACGGAGATTACAGCAACCAAGCCCGAAAAATCATTGGTTGTATCTTCTAAGAAATCGGGAGGACGTAACAATACAGGAAAGATGACTATGCGCTACATGGGTGGTGGTCACAAAAAATCTTACCGTTTAATTGACTTTAAACGTGATAAGTTTGATATTCCTGCAACAGTAGCTACTGTTGAGTACGATCCAAACCGTACAGCACGTATTGCATTGTTACATTATGCAGACGGCGAGAAGCGTTATATTATTGCACCGGAAGGTTTGCAAGTTGGGCAGAAGGTAGTGTCGGGTGATACCGCAACTCCTGAGGTGGGAAATACTTTAAAATTGAGCAATATTCCTTTGGGATCTATTGTACACAATGTGGAGATTAATCCAGGTCGTGGTGCTCAGTTGGCACGTAGCGCTGGTGCTTATGCACAATTGGCAGCTCGTGATGGTAAATATGCTACATTGAAAATGCCTTCAGGTGAAGTAAGATCTATCTTAGTTACTTGTTTAGCAACAATCGGAGCTGTTTCCAATTCAGATCATGCGAATGAAGTATTGGGTAAAGCTGGTCGTAGCCGTTGGTTAGGCCGTCGTCCGAGAACACGTCCGGTAGCGATGAACCCGGTAGATCACCCTATGGGTGGTGGTGAGGGTCGCTCATCAGGAGGTCAGCCTCGTTCAAGAAATGGTGTATACTCAAAAGGATTCAAAACCCGTACACTTAAAAAATACTCAAATCGTTTCATCATAGAGAAAAGGAAGAAATAA
- the rpsG gene encoding 30S ribosomal protein S7 gives MRKSKPKKRIILPDPKFNDVQVTRFVNNMMFDGKKSIAYSIFYDAVELAEKKAGENGLEVWKRALTNVMPAVEVKSRRVGGANFQVPTEVRPDRKIALGMKWLISYARKRGEKTMKEKLAGEIVSAAKGEGAAVKKKEDTHKMAEANKAFSHFRF, from the coding sequence ATGAGAAAGTCAAAACCAAAAAAGAGAATCATTCTTCCTGATCCGAAATTTAACGATGTTCAGGTGACCCGTTTCGTAAACAACATGATGTTTGACGGAAAGAAATCTATCGCTTATTCAATTTTTTATGATGCTGTAGAATTGGCAGAGAAAAAAGCTGGTGAGAATGGATTAGAAGTATGGAAACGTGCTTTAACTAATGTAATGCCTGCAGTAGAGGTTAAGTCACGCCGTGTTGGTGGTGCTAACTTTCAGGTTCCTACAGAGGTTAGACCTGACCGTAAGATTGCTTTAGGCATGAAATGGTTAATTTCATATGCACGCAAACGTGGTGAAAAAACAATGAAAGAGAAATTAGCAGGTGAAATCGTTTCAGCAGCTAAAGGTGAAGGTGCAGCAGTGAAGAAAAAAGAAGATACGCATAAAATGGCTGAAGCCAACAAAGCGTTCTCTCATTTCCGTTTCTAA